A region from the Ovis aries strain OAR_USU_Benz2616 breed Rambouillet chromosome 22, ARS-UI_Ramb_v3.0, whole genome shotgun sequence genome encodes:
- the TIAL1 gene encoding nucleolysin TIAR isoform X7 translates to MITEQPDSRRVNSSVGFSVLQHTSNDPYCFVEFYEHRDAAAALAAMNGRKILGKEVKVNWATTPSSQKKDTSNHFHVFVGDLSPEITTEDIKSAFAPFGKISDARVVKDMATGKSKGYGFVSFYNKLDAENAIVHMGGQWLGGRQIRTNWATRKPPAPKSTQENNTKQLRFEDVVNQSSPKNCTVYCGGIASGLTDQLMRQTFSPFGQIMEIRVFPEKGYSFVRFSTHESAAHAIVSVNGTTIEGHVVKCYWGKESPDMTKNFQQVDYSQWGQWSQVYGNPQQYGQYMANGWQVPPYGVYGQPWNQQGFGVDQSPSAAWMGGFGAQPPQGQAPPPVIPPPNQAGYGMASYQTQ, encoded by the exons CAACCCGATAGCAGAAGGGTCAACTCTTCTGTTGGATTTTCTGTTTTGCAGCATACAAGCAATGACCCATATTGCTTTGTGGAATTTTATGAACACAGAGATGCAGCTGCTGCATTAGCTGCTATGAATGGCAGAAAAATTTTGGGAAAG gaGGTCAAAGTAAACTGGGCAACAACACCAAGTAGCCAGAAAAAAGATACTTCCA ATCATTTCCACGTGTTTGTTGGAGATTTGAGTCCAGAAATTACAACAGAAGATATCAAATCAGCATTTGCCCCCTTTGGTAAAATATC GGATGCCCGAGTAGTTAAAGACATGGCAACTGGAAAATCCAAAGGCTATGGCTTTGtatctttttataataaactg gatgcagaaaatgcaatTGTGCATATGGGAGGTCAGTGGTTGGGTGGTCGTCAAATCAGAACCAATTGGGCCACACGTAAACCACCTGCACCTAAAAGTACACAAGAAA ATAACACTAAGCAGTTGAGATTTGAAGATGTAGTAAACCAGTCAAGTCCAAAAAACTGTACTGTGTATTGTGGAGGAATTGCTTCTGGCTTAACAG atcAGCTTATGAGGCAGACCTTCTCACCATTTGGGCAAATTATGGAAATCAGAGTTTTTCCAGAAAAGGGCTATTCATTTGTCAG ATTTTCTACCCATGAAAGTGCGGCTCATGCTATTGTTTCGGTGAATGGTACTACCATTGAAGGACATGTTGTTAAATGCTATtggggtaaagaatctcctgatATGACTAAAAACTTTCAACAG GTTGACTATAGTCAGTGGGGCCAGTGGAGCCAAGTTTATGGAAACCCACAACAGTATGGACAGTATATGGCAAATGGGTGGCAAGTACCGCCTTATGGAGTATACGGGCAGCCATGGAATCAACAAGGATTTGGAGTAGA tCAATCACCTTCAGCTGCTTGGATGGGTggatttggtgctcagcctccccAAGGACAAGCCCCTCCCCCTGTAATACCTCCTCCCAACCAAGCTGGATATGGCATGGCCAGTTACCAGACACAGTGA
- the TIAL1 gene encoding nucleolysin TIAR isoform X10 has protein sequence MDARVVKDMATGKSKGYGFVSFYNKLDAENAIVHMGGQWLGGRQIRTNWATRKPPAPKSTQENNTKQLRFEDVVNQSSPKNCTVYCGGIASGLTDQLMRQTFSPFGQIMEIRVFPEKGYSFVRFSTHESAAHAIVSVNGTTIEGHVVKCYWGKESPDMTKNFQQVDYSQWGQWSQVYGNPQQYGQYMANGWQVPPYGVYGQPWNQQGFGVDQSPSAAWMGGFGAQPPQGQAPPPVIPPPNQAGYGMASYQTQ, from the exons AT GGATGCCCGAGTAGTTAAAGACATGGCAACTGGAAAATCCAAAGGCTATGGCTTTGtatctttttataataaactg gatgcagaaaatgcaatTGTGCATATGGGAGGTCAGTGGTTGGGTGGTCGTCAAATCAGAACCAATTGGGCCACACGTAAACCACCTGCACCTAAAAGTACACAAGAAA ATAACACTAAGCAGTTGAGATTTGAAGATGTAGTAAACCAGTCAAGTCCAAAAAACTGTACTGTGTATTGTGGAGGAATTGCTTCTGGCTTAACAG atcAGCTTATGAGGCAGACCTTCTCACCATTTGGGCAAATTATGGAAATCAGAGTTTTTCCAGAAAAGGGCTATTCATTTGTCAG ATTTTCTACCCATGAAAGTGCGGCTCATGCTATTGTTTCGGTGAATGGTACTACCATTGAAGGACATGTTGTTAAATGCTATtggggtaaagaatctcctgatATGACTAAAAACTTTCAACAG GTTGACTATAGTCAGTGGGGCCAGTGGAGCCAAGTTTATGGAAACCCACAACAGTATGGACAGTATATGGCAAATGGGTGGCAAGTACCGCCTTATGGAGTATACGGGCAGCCATGGAATCAACAAGGATTTGGAGTAGA tCAATCACCTTCAGCTGCTTGGATGGGTggatttggtgctcagcctccccAAGGACAAGCCCCTCCCCCTGTAATACCTCCTCCCAACCAAGCTGGATATGGCATGGCCAGTTACCAGACACAGTGA
- the TIAL1 gene encoding nucleolysin TIAR isoform X9 yields MITEHTSNDPYCFVEFYEHRDAAAALAAMNGRKILGKEVKVNWATTPSSQKKDTSNHFHVFVGDLSPEITTEDIKSAFAPFGKISDARVVKDMATGKSKGYGFVSFYNKLDAENAIVHMGGQWLGGRQIRTNWATRKPPAPKSTQENNTKQLRFEDVVNQSSPKNCTVYCGGIASGLTDQLMRQTFSPFGQIMEIRVFPEKGYSFVRFSTHESAAHAIVSVNGTTIEGHVVKCYWGKESPDMTKNFQQVDYSQWGQWSQVYGNPQQYGQYMANGWQVPPYGVYGQPWNQQGFGVDQSPSAAWMGGFGAQPPQGQAPPPVIPPPNQAGYGMASYQTQ; encoded by the exons CATACAAGCAATGACCCATATTGCTTTGTGGAATTTTATGAACACAGAGATGCAGCTGCTGCATTAGCTGCTATGAATGGCAGAAAAATTTTGGGAAAG gaGGTCAAAGTAAACTGGGCAACAACACCAAGTAGCCAGAAAAAAGATACTTCCA ATCATTTCCACGTGTTTGTTGGAGATTTGAGTCCAGAAATTACAACAGAAGATATCAAATCAGCATTTGCCCCCTTTGGTAAAATATC GGATGCCCGAGTAGTTAAAGACATGGCAACTGGAAAATCCAAAGGCTATGGCTTTGtatctttttataataaactg gatgcagaaaatgcaatTGTGCATATGGGAGGTCAGTGGTTGGGTGGTCGTCAAATCAGAACCAATTGGGCCACACGTAAACCACCTGCACCTAAAAGTACACAAGAAA ATAACACTAAGCAGTTGAGATTTGAAGATGTAGTAAACCAGTCAAGTCCAAAAAACTGTACTGTGTATTGTGGAGGAATTGCTTCTGGCTTAACAG atcAGCTTATGAGGCAGACCTTCTCACCATTTGGGCAAATTATGGAAATCAGAGTTTTTCCAGAAAAGGGCTATTCATTTGTCAG ATTTTCTACCCATGAAAGTGCGGCTCATGCTATTGTTTCGGTGAATGGTACTACCATTGAAGGACATGTTGTTAAATGCTATtggggtaaagaatctcctgatATGACTAAAAACTTTCAACAG GTTGACTATAGTCAGTGGGGCCAGTGGAGCCAAGTTTATGGAAACCCACAACAGTATGGACAGTATATGGCAAATGGGTGGCAAGTACCGCCTTATGGAGTATACGGGCAGCCATGGAATCAACAAGGATTTGGAGTAGA tCAATCACCTTCAGCTGCTTGGATGGGTggatttggtgctcagcctccccAAGGACAAGCCCCTCCCCCTGTAATACCTCCTCCCAACCAAGCTGGATATGGCATGGCCAGTTACCAGACACAGTGA